A stretch of Brassica napus cultivar Da-Ae chromosome C6, Da-Ae, whole genome shotgun sequence DNA encodes these proteins:
- the LOC111214014 gene encoding uncharacterized protein LOC111214014 yields the protein MNATKFVVLLIFVGVVCANVGARQLDEVSQKTRFGISIPETVTTNGIDAERIVSTGTSSYNTEYTNSNANGGASGPSSSSSGSFNKYAYGYVTAEGPNARADSSSYTYGSAGSNAAAGPKTAKGNAYAYGDAGGYASGSTDNP from the coding sequence ATGAATGCCACAAAGTTTGTTGTGCTCCTGATCTTTGTTGGAGTTGTGTGTGCCAATGTTGGCGCAAGGCAGCTCGATGAAGTGTCCCAAAAGACCAGATTTGGCATCTCTATTCCCGAGACTGTTACCACCAACGGCATTGATGCTGAGCGTATCGTTAGTACTGGTACTAGTTCTTACAATACGGAATATACCAATTCCAATGCTAATGGGGGTGCCAGCGGTCCCAGCTCTAGTTCCTCAGGAAGTTTTAACAAATATGCCTATGGATATGTCACTGCGGAAGGTCCCAACGCAAGGGCTGATAGTAGCAGTTACACTTACGGTTCTGCAGGTTCTAATGCTGCAGCGGGTCCCAAAACTGCCAAGGGTAATGCATACGCTTACGGAGATGCAGGTGGCTATGCGTCTGGTTCGACCGACAACCCTTAA
- the LOC106413852 gene encoding uncharacterized protein LOC106413852 produces the protein MAAFWEKMGVDLDTGPSIEQITEAFYRCDNWSRDDRKRLGYLAIYAGYIEGKKFSTATRASLTRLGMNLEKFENYPWERVAFKVLMDSLKVWAYYAMPELGANYGSPLPDGPSPLLLAYKGGQGRRRYFKSAINRHINVNNFVQKDLDEMFPEWDKDVEDPVTYNIIKVMFNGPGWKWTMDCWKVTGTHKVVKMEVSPVKNEVSSVKTKATTVKSESVVKEENSRPRKKARKGSSVSAEAPASGSDGFGMTKDQIERAFKDISDAISDGFGTCLREIKLLGDRMGAVEKMITKKGSSSDDIQLTTASNPPKPVHEPEVGTKTSPKIAEKRVTRQSCGWIFASESVNGAKAGHNEAKEHSVTTEPSSSTELCLVKPADDLPSDEPSVLILDKQVYTASDSLLEEARRQPKKETAMVNLREKSERERKLAPTQQTPFKGNITAKQIIPNKKVGRGYDPFAPYDKKKSKELTEWLEQDP, from the exons ATGGCTGCTTTCTGGGAGAAGATGGGTGTTGATCTCGATACTGGGCCAAGTATTGAACAAATAACAGAAGCATTTTACAGATGCGACAATtggtctcgggatgatcgcaagcggctGGGATACCTTGCCATCTACGCAGGATACATTGAAGGGAAAAAGTTCTCAACCGCTACACGGGCTAGTCTTACAAGGCTAGGGATGAATTTAGAAaaatttgagaattatccatgggagAGAgtggcgtttaaggtgctgatggattCTCTGAAG GTGTGGGCGTACTATGCAATGCCAGAATTGGGTGCTAATTATGGGTCTCCCTTACCAGACGGACCGTCTCCACTGTTGCTGGCTTACAAGGGTGGCCAAGGACGACGCAGATATTTTAAGTCGGCTATCAACAGACAT ATTAACGTGAACAACTTTGTTCAAAAGGACCTTGATGAAATGTTTCCAGAATGGGACAAAGACGTAGAGGACCCTGTCACATATAACATAATTAAAGTCATGTTTAATGGTCCTGgatggaagtggaccatggactGCTGGAAAGTAACTGGTACTCACAAGGTTGTGAAGATGGAAGTGAGTCCAGTGAAGAATGAAGTGAGTTCAGTTAAGACGAAAGCGACTACAGTGAAGTCAGAGAGTGTTGTGAAGGAAGAAAATAgcagacctcggaagaaagctcgtaaagggTCTTCTGTTTCTGCTGAGGCACCTGCATCGGGTAGTGATGGCTTTGGGATGACGAAAGATCAGATTGAAAGGGCCTTCAAGGACATATCTGATGCCATTAGTGATGGCTTTGGGACGTGCCTTAGGGAGATCAAGTTGTTGGGGGATAGGATGGGAGCTGTGGAGAAGATGATCACCAAAAAAGGGAGTTCATCTGATGATATTCAACTTACAACCGCTTCAAATCCACCAAAACCCGTGCACGAACCCGAGGTTGGTACCAAAACCTCTCCCAAAATTGCAGAGAAGAGAGTCACTAGGCAAAGT TGTGGTTGGATCTTTGCT agtgaaagtgtgAATGGGGCGAAAGCAGGACATAATGAAGCCAAAGAACATAGTGTTACTACAGAACCGAGTTCCTCGACAGAACTCTGTCTTGTGAAACCTGCAGATGACTTACCGAGTGATGAACCTAGCGTTCTTATATTGGACAAACAAGTATACACTGCTTCAGATTCACTCTTGGAGGAAGCTAGAAGGCAGCCAAAGAAGGAGACTGCGATGGTGAATCTCCGTGAAAAAAGTGAGCGAGAAAGGAAACTTGCTCCCACACAGCAAACTCCTTTTAAGGGAAACATCACTGCCAAACagatcattccaaacaaaaagGTTGGTCGAGGCTATGATCCTTTTGCACCCTATGACAAGAAGAAGTCGAAGGAGCTCACTGAATGGCTGGAACAAGATCCGTAA
- the LOC111213114 gene encoding 1-aminocyclopropane-1-carboxylate oxidase 5-like — translation MAVPVIDFSKINGDEREKTLSEIAKACEEWGFFQLVNHGIPLELLEKVKNLSSECYKTERAEAFKTSTPVKLLNDLLQKNSTEKLENVDWEDNFTLLDHSENEWPCNTSNFKETMVEYRGEVRKLASKMMEVIDENLGLPKGYIKKAFNEGMEDGEETAFFGTKVSHYPPCPHPELVNGLRAHTDAGGVVLLFQDDEYDGLQVLKDGEWIDVQPLPNAIVINTGDQIEVLSNGRYKSAWHRVLARENGNRRSIASFYNPSYKAAIGPPEMTAAAEEGSEKKYPKYVFGDYMDVYANQKFMPKEPRFLAVKTL, via the exons ATGGCGGTTCCTGTGATTGATTTCTCCAAGATCAATGGTGACGAAAGAGAGAAGACACTCTCTGAAATCGCTAAAGCTTGCGAAGAATGGGGATTTTTCCAG CTGGTGAACCATGGGATTCCATTGGAGCTTCTTGAAAAGGTGAAGAATCTAAGCTCAGAGTGCTACAAAACAGAGAGAGCAGAAGCATTCAAGACCTCAACACCTGTGAAGCTGCTCAACGACCTGCTTCAGAAAAACTCCACCGAGAAACTCGAAAACGTTGACTGGGAAGATAACTTCACTCTCTTAGACCACAGCGAAAACGAATGGCCATGCAACACTTCCAACTTCAA AGAGACGATGGTAGAATACAGAGGAGAAGTGAGGAAGCTAGCGAGCAAGATGATGGAAGTGATTGACGAGAACTTGGGCTTACCTAAAGGTTACATAAAGAAAGCTTTTAACGAAGGGATGGAAGATGGAGAAGAGACGGCTTTCTTTGGAACCAAAGTCAGCCATTACCCACCTTGTCCTCATCCTGAGCTCGTCAATGGCCTTCGAGCTCATACTGATGCAGGAGGTGTCGTTTTGCTGTTCCAAGACGATGAGTACGATGGTCTTCAGGTGTTGAAAGATGGAGAGTGGATCGATGTTCAGCCGCTGCCTAATGCTATTGTTATCAACACTGGTGATCAGATTGAAGTTCTTAGCAATGGAAG GTACAAGAGTGCATGGCACAGAGTGTTGGCCAGGGAAAATGGAAACCGGAGGTCAATAGCTTCCTTCTACAACCCGTCGTACAAGGCGGCCATTGGTCCACCGGAGATGACGGCAGCGGCGGAGGAAGGAAGTGAGAAGAAGTATCCAAAGTATGTGTTTGGAGATTATATGGATGTCTATGCAAACCAGAAGTTCATGCCTAAAGAGCCTCGTTTTCTAGCTGTAAAGACTCTCTGA